From the genome of Solidesulfovibrio carbinolicus, one region includes:
- a CDS encoding methyl-accepting chemotaxis protein, producing the protein MKNLKLGVKISIGFGLLIAIACALGGMAVLNMRSVEGQSTRLVQEYIPELAIANSVERAAMLTMVEMRGYGYSENKKEFETGMRYFADLKRSLSEAKAHADKYPQLVQLRDNVTKAQAKALEYEKLIGETNTRIEATHGVRKTLDAAAAEIVKNSEAYLESQQKRIREEVASGVAAAGLLERIDKIDGAAEAISAITAIRIGNYRGQLFRDPRPIEEAIKAFGQLDQAIDAIRAKTRDEANIRQLAAIKDASQRYRQALTDYLDNAKGLQELVAKRGEAATGVQDAAEETAKAAMDATTKIAVDAVSSLETASSVMLGGLAVALILGVVIAVFLTKAITGPVVKGVEFAKAMAEGDFTRLLDIDQKDEMGILAASLNEMVGKLREVVAEVQSASENVASGSEELSASAQSMSQGATEQAASVEEISSSMEEMSSNIKQNAENAQQTQSIAVKAAQDAREGGEAVVSAVAAMKNIAEKISIIEEIARQTNLLALNAAIEAARAGEHGKGFAVVAAEVRKLAERSGSAAAEISELSSSSVQVAERAGSMLTKMVPDIQRTADLVQEIAAASQEQNSGADQINRAIQQLDQVVQQNASASEEMASTSEELSSQAEQLQSTMAFFRVDGATARRTAYRPVKALPSAARRPAAAARPSGAAAKPASGVGIDLDARDDEFERF; encoded by the coding sequence GTGAAGAACTTGAAGCTTGGCGTCAAGATCAGCATCGGTTTTGGACTCCTGATCGCCATCGCCTGTGCCCTGGGGGGCATGGCCGTGCTCAACATGCGTAGCGTGGAAGGGCAATCCACGCGGCTGGTCCAGGAGTATATCCCGGAACTGGCCATAGCCAATAGCGTCGAGCGGGCAGCCATGCTGACTATGGTCGAAATGCGCGGCTACGGCTACTCCGAGAACAAGAAGGAGTTTGAAACCGGCATGCGGTATTTTGCCGACCTCAAGCGTTCCTTGAGCGAAGCCAAGGCCCATGCCGACAAATATCCACAGCTCGTGCAGTTGCGCGACAACGTGACCAAGGCCCAGGCCAAGGCCCTGGAGTACGAAAAGCTCATCGGCGAGACCAACACCCGCATTGAGGCCACGCATGGCGTGCGCAAGACTCTTGACGCGGCTGCGGCGGAAATCGTCAAGAACAGCGAAGCCTATCTGGAAAGCCAGCAGAAGCGGATTCGCGAGGAAGTCGCTTCGGGCGTCGCCGCCGCCGGACTTTTGGAGCGCATCGACAAAATCGACGGCGCCGCCGAAGCCATAAGCGCCATCACCGCCATTCGCATCGGCAACTACCGGGGGCAGCTTTTCCGCGACCCCAGGCCCATCGAGGAAGCCATCAAGGCCTTTGGCCAGCTCGACCAAGCCATCGACGCCATCCGCGCCAAGACCCGCGACGAGGCCAACATCCGCCAGTTGGCCGCCATCAAGGACGCTTCTCAGAGATATCGCCAAGCGCTTACGGATTATCTCGACAATGCCAAGGGGTTGCAGGAGCTTGTCGCCAAGCGGGGGGAAGCTGCAACGGGCGTGCAGGACGCGGCCGAGGAAACGGCCAAGGCCGCCATGGACGCCACCACGAAGATCGCCGTCGACGCCGTTTCGAGCTTGGAAACCGCTTCCTCGGTCATGCTCGGCGGGCTGGCCGTGGCGCTGATCCTGGGCGTGGTCATCGCCGTCTTCCTGACCAAGGCCATCACGGGACCGGTCGTCAAGGGCGTGGAATTCGCCAAGGCCATGGCCGAGGGCGACTTCACCCGGCTGCTGGACATCGACCAGAAGGACGAGATGGGCATTTTAGCCGCGTCCCTCAACGAGATGGTGGGCAAGCTGCGCGAGGTCGTGGCCGAGGTGCAGTCGGCCTCGGAGAACGTGGCCTCGGGCTCCGAGGAACTCTCGGCCTCGGCCCAGAGCATGTCCCAGGGGGCCACCGAACAGGCGGCCAGCGTGGAGGAAATCTCCTCGTCCATGGAAGAGATGAGTTCCAACATCAAGCAGAACGCCGAGAACGCCCAACAGACCCAGTCCATTGCCGTCAAGGCCGCCCAGGACGCCCGGGAAGGCGGCGAAGCCGTGGTCTCGGCCGTGGCGGCCATGAAGAACATCGCCGAGAAGATTTCCATCATCGAGGAAATCGCCCGCCAGACCAACTTGCTCGCCCTTAACGCCGCCATCGAGGCGGCCCGGGCCGGCGAACACGGCAAGGGCTTCGCCGTGGTCGCGGCCGAAGTGCGCAAGCTGGCCGAGCGCAGCGGTTCGGCCGCCGCCGAGATCTCCGAACTTTCGTCATCCAGCGTCCAGGTGGCCGAACGGGCCGGTTCCATGCTCACCAAGATGGTGCCCGACATTCAGCGCACGGCCGATCTCGTGCAGGAAATAGCCGCCGCCAGCCAGGAGCAGAATTCCGGGGCCGACCAGATCAACCGGGCCATCCAGCAGCTTGACCAGGTGGTGCAGCAAAACGCCTCGGCCTCCGAGGAAATGGCCTCCACCTCGGAAGAGCTTTCGAGCCAGGCCGAGCAGCTCCAGTCCACCATGGCCTTTTTCCGGGTGGACGGAGCCACGGCCCGGCGCACGGCCTATCGTCCGGTCAAGGCTCTGCCGTCGGCGGCCCGGCGTCCTGCTGCTGCGGCGCGTCCGTCCGGCGCGGCCGCCAAGCCCGCCAGCGGCGTGGGCATCGACCTCGACGCCCGGGACGACGAATTCGAGCGGTTCTAG
- the ltrA gene encoding group II intron reverse transcriptase/maturase: MAAQETESPASTRHLMEAVCERANLREALKRVKGNKGSAGIDGMTVDQLTDYLKEHWPDIRQRLLTGAYRPSPVNRVEIPKPDGGKRKLGIPTVLDRFVQQAVMQVLQRLLDPSFSEHSYGFRPRRSAHQAVRQAQEHIARGLRFVVDIDLEKFFDRVNHDILMGLLAKRLEDKRMLRLIRAFLNAGVMERGLVGPTDEGTPQGGPLSPLLSNIVLDVLDRELERRGHRFVRYADDCNIYVRSRRAGERTMHSISRFLEKRLKLKVNAGKSAVDRPARRKFLGVSFTAGSEPRRRIAPQAIKRFKGRIRELSGTGRSIETTVERLSVYLRGWIGYFGFCQAKSVLKGLDSWLRRRLRCVLWRQWKRGRKRFAELRSRGVGKDLAAQTAGSPLGPWHISRSPALSIALPNSYFASLGLPTLGAR; the protein is encoded by the coding sequence ATGGCGGCACAGGAAACCGAAAGCCCGGCGTCAACCAGGCACTTGATGGAAGCGGTCTGCGAGAGGGCAAACCTCCGGGAGGCGCTCAAGCGAGTCAAGGGCAACAAGGGCAGTGCGGGGATCGACGGCATGACCGTGGATCAGCTTACGGACTACCTCAAGGAGCACTGGCCGGACATCAGGCAACGGCTTCTCACGGGCGCGTACCGGCCCAGCCCGGTGAACCGGGTGGAGATTCCCAAGCCGGATGGCGGCAAACGCAAGCTCGGCATTCCCACCGTACTCGACCGATTCGTGCAACAGGCGGTGATGCAGGTTTTGCAGCGCCTGTTGGATCCCTCCTTCTCCGAGCACAGCTACGGCTTCCGGCCCCGGCGCTCGGCCCATCAGGCGGTGCGCCAGGCCCAGGAGCACATCGCTCGGGGCTTGCGCTTCGTGGTGGACATCGACCTGGAGAAGTTCTTCGACCGGGTCAACCACGACATCCTGATGGGGCTTTTGGCCAAGCGGCTGGAAGACAAACGCATGCTCCGGCTCATCCGTGCGTTCCTGAACGCGGGGGTGATGGAGAGAGGGCTCGTAGGCCCGACGGACGAAGGGACGCCGCAAGGCGGTCCCCTTTCGCCGCTGTTGTCGAACATCGTGCTCGACGTCTTGGACCGGGAACTTGAGAGACGCGGCCACCGCTTTGTGCGCTACGCGGATGATTGCAATATCTACGTGCGCAGTAGGCGGGCCGGAGAGCGGACAATGCACAGCATCAGCCGTTTTCTGGAAAAGCGCCTCAAGCTCAAGGTGAACGCAGGGAAAAGTGCGGTGGACAGGCCAGCCCGGCGGAAGTTTCTCGGAGTCAGCTTTACGGCCGGAAGTGAGCCGCGACGGCGGATAGCGCCGCAGGCGATCAAGCGGTTCAAAGGCAGAATCCGTGAACTGTCCGGTACGGGACGGAGTATCGAAACGACGGTGGAACGTCTATCGGTCTACCTGCGCGGCTGGATCGGGTACTTTGGATTCTGCCAGGCGAAATCAGTGCTCAAAGGCCTGGACTCATGGCTCAGGCGTCGCTTGCGATGCGTGTTGTGGCGGCAGTGGAAACGGGGGCGGAAGCGGTTTGCTGAACTGAGGTCAAGGGGCGTAGGTAAAGACCTTGCCGCTCAAACGGCCGGAAGTCCTCTCGGACCTTGGCATATCAGCCGAAGCCCGGCCCTGAGCATCGCTCTGCCCAACAGCTATTTTGCCTCACTCGGACTGCCAACCCTAGGTGCCAGGTGA
- a CDS encoding ABC transporter permease yields the protein MKGFLHDLLLAGRLARRELRAGLRGFGVFVACLALGVAAVAGSKSLSAAYLAGVAEDAAALLGGDVEVALSLRPASPEESHALAGLGTVSHVVTMQTMARGRDDNAGRALASLKAVDAAYPLYGSLDLSPPMTAAEALEARNGLPGAVVAPELLARLGARLGDVILVADVPIEIRATIVREPDASTGLVSLGPRLLVAQKALEQTGLVGPGMFTRHAYRIKLPPGAEAKAVAAHVKDAYPKAGWRVRDLASAQPGLTRFMDRLGAVTGLVGLASLLLGGIGVSQAVAGYLGGREGSIAALKCLGAPRRVVVWTYLLAVAAQGCLGIAIGLAGGASLPALVAPLAAGALPVRLPPGPYPEALALAAAFGALAVLAFSLPHLLQAGRVSPLLLFRGYATAGNGRLPWRDALPGVIALAGLFALAVLATPNRRLGLGFVVAALGAAAIFRLLAIATVRLMRLAPLHRPGLFSLALRAVARPGNQVARVLAALGLGLSTLAAMTQVEANFRQAFVEDIPKTAPDYFFVDVQPKQLPAFLETARGVAGVTRVDASPMIRGRVTAVNGEAPDESRVSEDVRWAVSGDRGLSFAAAMPEGTRLIEGAWWPPDYAGEPLVSVEEAVAKGIGVGVGDTVTVNVLGREITAKISSLRRVNWLTLGINYVFVFSPNALDGLPATWLATAYTDKAAGKAPGEAVFAAVTERFPNVTVVGIGDALTEVLAVADKVSSAVRAAAAATLGAGLLVLVQSLAAGLRRRAYETVIYKVCGATRRDIMTVLCLENALLGLLAGLVALAVGTAVSFGFTTYFMELPFSVFAGPAALVVSAAAALTLVFGSAGAFAMLSRRALPYLRNE from the coding sequence ATGAAAGGCTTCTTGCATGATCTGTTGTTGGCTGGGCGTCTGGCCCGCCGCGAACTCCGGGCCGGGCTGCGGGGCTTTGGCGTCTTCGTGGCCTGCCTGGCCCTGGGCGTGGCCGCCGTGGCCGGCTCCAAAAGCCTGTCCGCCGCCTATCTGGCCGGCGTGGCCGAGGACGCCGCGGCGCTTCTTGGCGGCGATGTCGAAGTCGCCTTGTCCCTACGCCCGGCCTCGCCCGAGGAAAGCCACGCCCTGGCCGGCCTCGGCACGGTCTCCCATGTGGTCACCATGCAAACCATGGCCCGGGGCCGGGATGACAACGCCGGCCGCGCCCTGGCCTCCCTCAAGGCCGTGGACGCGGCCTATCCTCTCTACGGTTCCCTCGACCTGTCGCCGCCCATGACCGCCGCCGAGGCCCTGGAGGCGCGAAACGGCCTGCCCGGCGCGGTCGTCGCCCCGGAACTTCTGGCCCGCCTGGGCGCGCGCCTGGGCGACGTCATCCTGGTCGCCGACGTGCCCATCGAAATTCGGGCGACCATCGTCCGCGAACCCGACGCTTCGACGGGCTTGGTGTCCCTGGGGCCGCGCCTGCTCGTGGCCCAAAAAGCCCTGGAACAAACGGGCCTTGTCGGACCGGGCATGTTCACCCGCCACGCCTACCGCATCAAGCTCCCGCCAGGGGCCGAGGCCAAGGCCGTCGCCGCGCATGTAAAGGACGCCTATCCCAAGGCCGGCTGGCGCGTGCGCGATCTGGCCTCGGCCCAGCCCGGGCTGACCCGCTTCATGGACCGGCTGGGGGCCGTGACCGGATTGGTCGGCCTGGCCTCGCTGCTTTTGGGCGGCATCGGCGTGTCCCAGGCCGTGGCCGGCTATCTGGGGGGACGCGAAGGCTCCATCGCGGCGCTCAAGTGCCTGGGCGCGCCCCGGCGGGTGGTAGTTTGGACCTATCTGCTGGCCGTGGCCGCCCAGGGCTGCCTGGGCATTGCCATCGGGCTGGCCGGCGGCGCGTCGCTGCCGGCCCTTGTCGCCCCCCTGGCGGCCGGCGCGCTGCCGGTGCGCCTGCCGCCCGGGCCCTACCCCGAAGCCCTGGCCCTGGCCGCCGCCTTTGGTGCGTTGGCCGTTTTGGCCTTTTCCCTGCCCCATCTCCTGCAGGCCGGCCGGGTCTCGCCCCTGCTCCTGTTTCGGGGCTACGCAACGGCCGGCAACGGCCGGCTGCCCTGGCGCGACGCCTTGCCGGGGGTGATTGCCCTGGCCGGGCTTTTCGCCCTGGCCGTCCTGGCCACGCCCAACCGCCGGCTGGGCCTGGGCTTTGTCGTGGCGGCCCTGGGCGCGGCGGCCATCTTCCGGCTGCTGGCCATAGCCACGGTGCGGCTTATGCGGCTGGCGCCGCTGCATCGCCCGGGACTGTTCTCCCTGGCCCTTCGGGCCGTGGCCCGGCCCGGCAATCAGGTAGCCCGGGTGCTGGCCGCCCTGGGCCTGGGGCTGTCCACCCTGGCCGCCATGACCCAGGTGGAAGCCAATTTCCGCCAGGCCTTTGTGGAAGACATCCCGAAGACCGCGCCGGACTACTTTTTTGTGGATGTCCAGCCGAAACAACTGCCGGCCTTTCTGGAAACGGCCAGGGGCGTTGCCGGCGTCACCCGGGTGGACGCCTCGCCCATGATCCGGGGTCGCGTGACGGCCGTAAACGGCGAGGCTCCGGACGAGTCGCGGGTCAGCGAGGATGTGCGCTGGGCCGTTTCGGGCGACCGGGGGCTGTCCTTTGCCGCAGCCATGCCCGAGGGCACGCGCCTGATCGAGGGGGCGTGGTGGCCGCCGGACTATGCGGGCGAGCCGCTGGTCTCTGTGGAGGAGGCCGTGGCCAAGGGCATCGGCGTCGGGGTTGGCGACACGGTGACGGTCAATGTGCTCGGCCGGGAAATAACGGCCAAGATTTCGAGCCTGCGGCGGGTCAACTGGCTGACCCTTGGCATCAACTACGTCTTTGTTTTCTCGCCAAACGCCCTGGACGGGCTGCCGGCCACCTGGCTGGCCACGGCCTACACCGACAAGGCCGCCGGCAAGGCTCCGGGCGAGGCGGTCTTCGCCGCCGTCACGGAGCGCTTCCCCAATGTCACGGTGGTGGGCATCGGCGACGCCCTGACCGAGGTCTTGGCCGTGGCCGACAAGGTGTCCTCGGCCGTGCGCGCCGCCGCCGCCGCAACCCTCGGGGCGGGGTTGCTCGTCCTTGTCCAGTCCCTGGCCGCAGGCCTGCGGCGACGGGCCTACGAGACCGTGATCTATAAGGTCTGCGGCGCGACCCGGCGCGACATCATGACGGTGCTGTGTCTGGAAAACGCCCTGCTTGGCCTCTTGGCGGGCCTGGTGGCCCTGGCCGTGGGCACGGCCGTGTCGTTTGGGTTTACGACGTATTTCATGGAACTGCCGTTTTCGGTCTTTGCCGGCCCGGCCGCCTTGGTGGTGTCCGCCGCTGCCGCCCTGACCCTGGTCTTCGGCTCGGCCGGGGCCTTTGCCATGCTCTCCAGGCGGGCCTTGCCGTATCTGCGAAACGAATAG
- a CDS encoding ABC transporter permease — protein sequence MAVWRVLSRYPRLLWRLQGMAGLALLAHKARSLFVVAAVAMGIAALTVIVASVDGARRKALEIVDFFGPDAVLVLGGDIENRPVGQRTNTLTWSDARAIARSLPGAYAVLPMRSVRAVTLRYGNKNHEAPTVVGATENYAATWNWPLSEGRDLSEEDIARGAKVALIGDAPAKALFGDASPIGRTVMVKNLPVQIVGRLSYRGFTGGGSDVSVDDRLIMPISTLTQRFNLDRNYFRGLRVRFHDPDLIGVHMENLRALLRHEHKLGPTIPDDFTIMSASEILKFLTAFTGGLVAFLGVTAGVAILVGGFVLANLMFLGVSERRVEIGLRKAVGATSGAILIQFLSEAVYLTLAGAILGVGLGVGLGESLSRLGMLELRLSPKIFVLSLAAALAIALAFGLRPARKAAGLDPIEALRGGGE from the coding sequence ATGGCCGTGTGGCGCGTTCTTAGCCGCTATCCGCGCCTGCTGTGGCGGCTGCAGGGCATGGCCGGCCTGGCCCTGCTCGCCCACAAGGCGCGCAGCCTTTTTGTCGTGGCGGCCGTGGCCATGGGTATCGCGGCGCTCACCGTCATCGTCGCCTCGGTGGACGGCGCGCGGCGAAAGGCCCTGGAAATCGTCGATTTCTTCGGCCCGGACGCGGTGCTGGTCCTTGGCGGCGACATCGAGAACCGACCCGTGGGCCAGCGCACAAACACCCTCACCTGGTCCGATGCCCGGGCCATTGCCCGCTCCTTGCCCGGAGCCTACGCTGTGCTGCCCATGCGCTCGGTGCGGGCCGTGACCCTGCGCTACGGCAACAAGAACCATGAGGCCCCCACCGTGGTCGGAGCCACCGAGAATTACGCCGCCACCTGGAACTGGCCCCTGTCCGAAGGCCGCGACCTGTCCGAAGAGGACATCGCCCGAGGAGCCAAGGTGGCGCTTATCGGCGACGCCCCGGCCAAGGCCCTTTTCGGCGACGCCTCGCCCATCGGCCGCACCGTCATGGTCAAGAACCTGCCCGTGCAGATCGTCGGGCGGCTGTCCTACCGGGGCTTTACCGGCGGCGGCTCGGACGTGTCCGTGGACGACCGCCTCATCATGCCCATCTCCACCCTGACCCAGCGCTTCAACCTGGACCGCAACTACTTCCGGGGCCTGCGGGTGCGCTTCCATGACCCGGACCTCATCGGGGTCCACATGGAAAACCTGCGCGCCCTGCTGCGCCATGAACACAAGCTCGGACCGACCATCCCCGACGACTTCACCATCATGTCGGCCAGCGAAATTCTCAAGTTTCTTACGGCGTTTACCGGCGGGCTGGTGGCCTTTCTCGGGGTCACGGCCGGGGTGGCCATCCTGGTCGGCGGTTTCGTGCTGGCCAACCTCATGTTTCTGGGCGTCAGCGAACGGCGCGTGGAGATCGGGCTGCGCAAGGCCGTGGGGGCCACCTCCGGGGCCATCCTCATCCAGTTTCTGTCCGAGGCCGTCTACCTGACCCTGGCCGGGGCCATCCTCGGCGTGGGACTCGGCGTGGGCCTGGGCGAATCCCTGTCGCGCCTGGGAATGTTGGAGCTGCGCCTGTCGCCCAAGATCTTTGTCCTGTCCCTGGCCGCCGCCCTGGCCATCGCCCTGGCCTTCGGCCTGCGCCCGGCCCGCAAGGCGGCCGGTCTCGACCCCATCGAAGCCCTGCGCGGCGGCGGCGAATAG
- a CDS encoding shikimate kinase: MPLAADTNIYLIGPRASGKTTLGRKLAESLGRPFVDLDARFVEARGETIAELVAREGWDAFRRAEADILAETAAQKGLVAATGGGVVLLPENRAILAKGLVLYLQAHPDRLAERLMADLNPDQRPNLTQLGLKEEIVATLAEREPLYFSLAHACLPERPIDELLEYTLRALKMF, from the coding sequence ATGCCTCTTGCCGCCGACACCAACATCTACCTCATCGGTCCCCGGGCCTCGGGCAAGACCACCCTTGGCCGCAAACTGGCCGAGAGCCTCGGCCGCCCGTTTGTCGATCTCGACGCCCGGTTCGTCGAAGCGCGCGGCGAAACCATCGCCGAGCTGGTGGCCCGGGAGGGCTGGGACGCCTTCCGCCGGGCCGAAGCGGACATCCTGGCTGAAACCGCCGCCCAAAAAGGACTGGTCGCGGCCACGGGCGGCGGCGTGGTGCTGTTGCCGGAAAACCGGGCCATCCTGGCCAAGGGGCTGGTGCTCTACCTGCAAGCCCATCCCGACCGTCTGGCCGAACGCCTCATGGCCGATCTCAACCCGGACCAGCGCCCCAATCTGACGCAGCTTGGCCTCAAAGAGGAAATCGTGGCCACCTTGGCCGAACGCGAACCGCTGTATTTCTCCCTGGCCCACGCCTGCCTGCCCGAACGTCCCATCGACGAGTTGTTGGAATATACCCTGCGCGCGCTCAAAATGTTCTAG
- a CDS encoding RNA polymerase sigma factor → MTTRVGEKCVRLKDGVSGRPRPRLEGIDDAALARAAFEGDQRAFAALVTRHWPGVAHLASRFCRDPAGVEDLAQEVFVKAYLNLGGLRDWGMFRGWLHRIAANTCIDWLRRRKIEDGLVGGLDDTLPDEGEAARREAREARRRLEAAMAVLGPKDRLLVALLGLEGKSVEEVAELTGLTRVNVKVRAFRARRKLKAFLEKDHG, encoded by the coding sequence ATGACGACGCGTGTTGGTGAGAAATGCGTTCGGTTGAAAGACGGCGTGTCCGGCCGTCCCCGGCCGCGTCTGGAAGGCATTGACGACGCCGCCTTGGCCCGGGCGGCCTTCGAGGGCGACCAGCGGGCCTTTGCCGCGCTGGTCACCCGGCATTGGCCGGGCGTTGCCCATCTGGCCTCACGGTTTTGCCGTGATCCGGCCGGGGTCGAGGATCTGGCCCAGGAAGTCTTCGTCAAAGCCTACCTGAATCTGGGCGGTCTTCGGGACTGGGGCATGTTTCGCGGCTGGCTGCACCGCATCGCCGCCAACACCTGCATCGACTGGCTGCGCCGGCGCAAGATCGAGGACGGGCTGGTGGGCGGGCTGGACGACACCTTGCCCGACGAAGGCGAAGCGGCCCGGCGCGAGGCCCGCGAGGCCAGAAGGCGTCTGGAGGCGGCCATGGCCGTGCTTGGCCCCAAGGACCGACTCCTGGTCGCGCTTTTAGGTCTTGAGGGCAAAAGCGTCGAGGAAGTGGCGGAACTGACCGGCCTGACCCGGGTCAACGTCAAGGTTCGGGCTTTTCGTGCCAGGCGTAAACTCAAGGCATTTCTGGAGAAAGACCATGGCTGA
- a CDS encoding efflux RND transporter periplasmic adaptor subunit, producing the protein MRIFKWLFLLALLTAGGYFGYKHYTKKPEPPRVIATAEASLGNVRKVLEATGIIKAQVGAIVKIGARATGTIKEMNVKVGDEVKRDQLIAVIDSRELRSQLDEAEARLARANAELSQVETVYPRRIAEAEAELRLSQAKYDYAASTLKRQDELFRKELVARDVLDAARRDNLVSQNEVLAREASLVRVRTEFEKELIKAQRARDEAQAVIDSANTKISYTRIVSPIDGVVALVTSQAGETVVAGLQVANLITVLDPSRLEMWIYVDETDVGQVKAGMAVEFRVDAYPGTTFKGSVNQIYPQPEIRDNIVYYQALVRLDPAESTKLRPEMTTQCQIVVQEKKGVLVIPNAALKWIGDKQVVFAVAEGGGVREVQPKLGLEGLNETEILEGLAPGEKVATQIVLPGLAAPTINAPKANRPGGGR; encoded by the coding sequence ATGCGCATATTCAAATGGCTTTTCCTGCTCGCCCTCCTCACCGCCGGGGGCTACTTCGGCTACAAACACTACACCAAAAAACCCGAGCCGCCCCGGGTCATCGCCACGGCCGAGGCCAGCCTGGGCAACGTGCGCAAGGTGCTGGAGGCCACGGGCATCATCAAGGCCCAGGTCGGGGCCATCGTCAAGATCGGCGCCCGAGCCACAGGGACGATCAAGGAAATGAACGTCAAGGTCGGCGACGAGGTCAAGCGCGACCAGCTCATCGCCGTCATCGACTCCCGGGAGTTGCGCTCCCAGCTTGATGAAGCCGAAGCCAGGCTGGCCCGAGCCAATGCCGAGCTGTCCCAGGTCGAGACCGTCTACCCCCGCCGCATCGCCGAAGCCGAGGCCGAACTGCGCCTGTCCCAAGCCAAGTACGACTACGCCGCCTCCACCCTCAAGCGCCAGGACGAGCTTTTCCGCAAGGAACTCGTGGCCCGCGACGTTCTGGACGCCGCCCGCCGCGACAATCTGGTCAGCCAAAACGAGGTCCTGGCCCGGGAGGCCTCGCTGGTGCGGGTGCGCACCGAATTCGAAAAAGAGCTCATCAAGGCCCAGCGGGCCAGGGACGAGGCCCAGGCGGTCATCGACTCGGCCAACACCAAGATTTCCTACACCCGCATCGTCAGCCCCATTGACGGCGTGGTGGCTCTGGTCACCTCCCAGGCCGGCGAGACCGTGGTGGCCGGTTTGCAGGTGGCCAACCTCATCACCGTCCTTGACCCCAGCCGCCTGGAAATGTGGATCTACGTGGACGAGACCGACGTCGGCCAGGTCAAGGCCGGCATGGCCGTGGAATTTCGGGTGGACGCCTACCCGGGCACGACCTTCAAGGGCAGCGTCAACCAGATCTACCCCCAGCCCGAAATCCGCGACAACATCGTCTACTACCAGGCCCTGGTGCGCCTGGACCCGGCCGAATCCACCAAGCTGCGGCCGGAAATGACCACCCAGTGCCAGATCGTGGTGCAGGAGAAAAAGGGCGTGCTGGTCATTCCCAACGCGGCGCTCAAATGGATCGGCGACAAGCAGGTGGTCTTCGCCGTGGCCGAAGGCGGTGGCGTGCGCGAGGTACAGCCCAAGCTCGGTCTGGAAGGGCTTAACGAAACCGAGATACTGGAAGGCCTCGCCCCGGGCGAGAAAGTGGCCACCCAGATCGTGCTGCCGGGACTGGCCGCGCCGACGATAAACGCCCCCAAGGCCAACCGTCCCGGCGGCGGCCGATGA
- a CDS encoding ABC transporter ATP-binding protein, producing MTGQTPPGQGEPLIRLTDVTRGYVMGGATNTVLSGVTLDIAAGEFAAIMGPSGSGKSTLLHILGLLDRPTSGSYRLRGRETGTLSDDALSHLRNQAIGFVFQSFYLIPYATALDNVLLPGLYSDAPRAALTRRAHELLEKVGLTAQARHKPSQLSGGQQQRVALARSLINNPDLILADEPTGQLDSGTSREIMELLAAINRDAGKTVIVVTHDPDTAAYARRQIVVTDGRVARS from the coding sequence ATGACCGGACAGACGCCCCCCGGCCAGGGCGAGCCCCTTATCCGCCTGACCGACGTCACCCGAGGCTACGTCATGGGCGGCGCGACCAACACGGTGCTTTCCGGGGTGACCCTCGACATCGCGGCCGGCGAATTCGCGGCCATCATGGGGCCGTCAGGTTCGGGCAAGTCCACCCTGCTCCACATCCTGGGCCTGCTCGACCGCCCCACCTCCGGCAGCTACCGGCTGCGCGGCCGGGAGACCGGCACGCTGTCCGACGACGCCCTGTCCCATCTGCGAAACCAGGCCATCGGCTTCGTCTTCCAGAGCTTTTATCTCATTCCCTACGCCACCGCCCTGGACAACGTGCTGCTCCCGGGGCTCTACAGCGACGCCCCCCGGGCCGCACTGACCCGGCGGGCGCATGAACTCCTGGAAAAGGTCGGGCTGACCGCCCAGGCCCGGCACAAGCCTTCCCAGCTCTCCGGCGGCCAGCAGCAGCGCGTGGCCCTGGCCCGGTCGCTCATCAACAATCCCGACCTCATCCTGGCCGACGAACCCACCGGCCAGCTCGATTCCGGCACCAGCCGCGAAATCATGGAACTCCTCGCCGCCATCAACCGCGACGCCGGCAAGACGGTCATCGTCGTCACCCACGACCCGGACACCGCCGCCTACGCCCGCCGCCAGATTGTCGTGACCGATGGCCGTGTGGCGCGTTCTTAG